A genome region from Brassica oleracea var. oleracea cultivar TO1000 chromosome C2, BOL, whole genome shotgun sequence includes the following:
- the LOC106324247 gene encoding uncharacterized protein LOC106324247 gives MSLRRVNPRESERVRSQNGGVGAERIRSGDVSEALTGVLREETRLPRAPIGGEGKDLGGEKAAVRSSSFSPTGSEGRDRPPKKAKVTGADHRPSFSGDGVVAKPFHWQFSHSKDCPISEDPYSIAHLVRHFKPAGCPLPSLRNMTEPDAYVKMVVAHAKVIFSILAMEANNEFAATLERRLLDVPRSDELYEIKKVIRELKLGLKMAQDRERANAAQLATAERLGNQAASLEARLRVVSNERKSALEHVSFWEAKVESSASKFSDDLRRTTYDAKKALADSYLDVLISLKETWEKKKAATDCEARLKEVMANIDLLKEIMNNNLLASDELLRLRTKEAELGSQLDMMAVSDFSVEKLDLPQILEDQPEDFFAKVPSVVNDTGSDMKRAGGQFENSGFDIEE, from the exons ATGTCGTTGAGAAGAGTGAATCCCCGTGAGTCTGAGAGGGTGCGAAGCCAGAATGGAGGTGTCGGCGCAGAACGAATTCGTTCTGGTGACGTGAGTGAGGCACTTACCGGGGTTCTTCGCGAGGAGACCCGACTCCCTCGTGCTCCTATTGGCGGAGAAGGGAAGGATCTTGGAGGAGAAAAAGCGGCGGTTCGTTCGAGCTCGTTCAGTCCGACTGGCTCAGAAGGTCGAGACCGTCCCCCGAAGAAGGCGAAAGTAACTGGTGCTGACCATCGCCCTAGCTTCTCGGGTGACGGCGTTGTTGCGAAACCATTTCATTGGCAATTCTCTCATTCCAAGGATTGCCCAATTTCGGAAGATCCATACAGCATTGCTCATCTGGTTAGGCATTTTAAGCCAGCTGGGTGTCCGCTTCCTTCTCTCCGGAATATGACCGAGCCTGACGCCTATGTTAAGATGGTTGTTGCACACGCTAAGGTCATCTTTTCGATACTT GCTATGGAGGCTAACAACGAGTTCGCGGCGACTTTGGAGAGGCGTCTGCTGGACGTCCCGCGCTCCGACGAGCTTTACGAAATCAAGAAGGTGATTCGGGAGCTGAAACTTGGTCTGAAGATGGCTCAGGATCGGGAGCGTGCTAACGCCGCTCAGCTGGCCACTGCTGAGAGGCTAGGTAATCAGGCTGCTTCGCTCGAGGCTCGTTTACGAGTCGTGAGTAACGAGAGGAAGTCGGCCCTCGAGCATGTTTCTTTTTGGGAGGCGAAGGTCGAATCTTCCGCTAGTAAATTCTCTGATGACCTTCGTCGCACAACTTATGATGCTAAAAAGGCTTTGGCAGACAGCTACTTGGATGTGCTGATATCTCTGAAGGAGACGTGGGAGAAGAAGAAGGCCGCAACTGATTGCGAAGCTCGTCTTAAGGAGGTCATGGCGAACATAGATCTCTTGAAGGAGATCATGAACAACAACCTTTTGGCTTCGGATGAGTTGTTGCGTCTTCGAACGAAAGAGGCCGAGCTTGGTTCCCAGCTCGATATGATGGCGGTTTCGGATTTCTCCGTTGAGAAGCTCGATCTGCCTCAGATTTTAGAGGATCAGCCAGAAGATTTCTTTGCTAAAGTTCCTTCCGTGGTGAATGACACGGGTAGCGATATGAAGCGCGCGGGCGGCCAGTTCGAGAACAGTGGATTTGACATCGAAGAGTAG